Part of the Allofrancisella guangzhouensis genome is shown below.
TGGAACGTAGATTTTAACAAATTGGGAACTGTCTTTTCTAGTATCCTTGATGATATTGATAAATTAGGAGAAGTACTAATCCTTAATAGCAAAGGTTTACATGATGAGTTAGTGTATCAGTGGATGATTAATAGGGTCATTTTGAAAAATAATAAATTTTGCTATTCATCAACGATGAAAGATGCTTTAAAACACTGCATTAACGTTGCTGAAAAGCCTTTAAATAAGTATCAATAGAATAAGAGGTTAGCTATGCAACAAAATTTTAAGAACCTAATTACTGCTATTGGCGAAAATCCTAATCGTAATGGATTGATAGGTACACCTCAACGTGCGGCAAAAGCGTTTAGTTTTTTAACTCGAGGTTATCAACAATCTTTAAAAGAAGTAATTAATGGTGCACTATTTGAATCTAGTATTGATGAAATGGTAGTAATTGACAATATAGAGTTTTTTTCTTTATGTGAACATCACTTGTTACCTTTTACTGGTATATGTCACATTGCTTATCTACCAACAGGTAAAGTTTTAGGTTTATCAAAATTTGCTAGAATCGTTGATATGTTTGCCCAGCGTCTACAGATTCAAGAGCAGCTTACCGAAGAGATAGCGACTGCAATCCAAGATATTACTGGTGCTAGAGGAGTAGGAGTGGTTATAGAAGCTAAGCATTTTTGTATGATGATGAGAGGTGTTAGAAAACAAAATTCTATTATGAAAACATCAGTAATGTTAGGAGAGTTTAAAGCTTCACATTCGACTCGTAGCGAATTTTTAGCTTTAAGTATGAAGTAATATAGTGTAGTTAAGTAATGCTAAGATTAATTTTATTATAAATTATGAAGCCAGTTGCTATTAGATTCTAACTTGTAAATAGGAGAACATTGGATAATCACTATTATAATGGGTATTGAAAGTTTACAACGAGGCGCTAGAGCCAATGAGGCAACAGCAGTTTTTATATAAAAAATATTTTCAAAATGGTATGTAGTGAGGAGGAAAGAGTTGTTTAATAATAAAAAGAAAGTAGTAGTGGTTGTTGATGCTTATTCAACTGGCAAATATTTACCTCCTGAAATTATAAAACGAGGATACTCATGGATACATGTAAAAAGTCGCAGTAATCTGCCCATTTTTATGACGTATGGAGTTAAACATCAGTCGCATCTATTAGAAATAATCTATGAAGGCGATTTATCAACTATTATTAATCAAATAAGTTTATATGAAATAGTAGCTATCATAGCAGGTACTGAAACTGCAGTTGAATTAACGGATCAGCTTGCTTATGCTTTAAGTTTGCCTGGTAATAGTCCTAAAACAAGTTTTTTAAGGCGCAACAAGTACCAAATGATAGAGGCAATTAAAAAGGCAGGTCTAAATACTGCAAACCAAATTGCTACTAGTAGTTTAAAAGATCTAATATGCTGGTATCAAATGAATTTTGTAATGAATGAAATGGTAGTTATTAAGCCATTAAATAGTGCTGGTACGGATCATGTAATGTTTTGTTCTTCTGTTGAAGAAATAAAGCAAGCAGCAAAAAAAATATTGGGGGAAATTAATAAATTAGGTTTATTAAATCAACTTGTTTTAGGTCAATCATTTCTCATTGGTGATGAATATGTGGTTAATACAGTTAGTATGGATGGAAAACATCATTTAACCGATATTTGGCAGTGCTATAAACAGCGTGTACAAGGTGCTGGATTTGTTCCTGGTTGTGAAGTTTTACTATCTTCACAAGGCGAACGGCAGAAGCAATTAAAAGAATACGCTTTTAAAGCACTAAAAGCTTTAGGCTTTAGCCAAGGTCCAGCCCATTTTGAAATTATGTTTACTGAAGGAGGTCCGACTATTATTGAAGTTGGTGCACGTGTTCAAGGGGGAGTGAATCCAAAGGTTCATTTAGAATGTATAGGAAGTAGTCAATTAATTAAAACTATTGATAGTTATATTGATCCTAAAAAATTTTTGTCCTATTATAAGGAGGATTATTTATTAAGTAAATATTCCCGTTGGGCTGATTTGATTG
Proteins encoded:
- the folE gene encoding GTP cyclohydrolase I FolE, producing MQQNFKNLITAIGENPNRNGLIGTPQRAAKAFSFLTRGYQQSLKEVINGALFESSIDEMVVIDNIEFFSLCEHHLLPFTGICHIAYLPTGKVLGLSKFARIVDMFAQRLQIQEQLTEEIATAIQDITGARGVGVVIEAKHFCMMMRGVRKQNSIMKTSVMLGEFKASHSTRSEFLALSMK
- a CDS encoding ATP-grasp domain-containing protein — encoded protein: MFNNKKKVVVVVDAYSTGKYLPPEIIKRGYSWIHVKSRSNLPIFMTYGVKHQSHLLEIIYEGDLSTIINQISLYEIVAIIAGTETAVELTDQLAYALSLPGNSPKTSFLRRNKYQMIEAIKKAGLNTANQIATSSLKDLICWYQMNFVMNEMVVIKPLNSAGTDHVMFCSSVEEIKQAAKKILGEINKLGLLNQLVLGQSFLIGDEYVVNTVSMDGKHHLTDIWQCYKQRVQGAGFVPGCEVLLSSQGERQKQLKEYAFKALKALGFSQGPAHFEIMFTEGGPTIIEVGARVQGGVNPKVHLECIGSSQLIKTIDSYIDPKKFLSYYKEDYLLSKYSRWADLIVPRGGIIRSFTLLDEVKQLPSFYSANVSVEPGDYLPKTVDLYTSPGSIYLVNEDPELLKNDYLVLRELEKQSYEFITE